The DNA region AATTCCTCAAGTATGTAGAGCAAAATACTTCAAAGTATGGAGCAAGCAAAGCCGATACGAACGGCCTAacgtaaaaagaaaaaaaatgctatTATTATCTTGTCATCGACTCAAACTTCATATGCTTCGTTTCTTAGTACGTAAAATATGAGAAATGCCACCATTGAAACCTCTGCTCCCCTTTAAACGTGCTACATATCAGGATACGGGCATAAAAGCAGAATCCAAGAAGGTCTGACCGATCCAACAGAATGTTGGATTGACAGCAGCTCCCATTATCGTATATAAAAATTCGTagtctattttttttttggatagaaAATGAGGACTAAAcccaaaacaaataaaaattaaaaaaaactaagaaaGGTATGGAAATCCAATGATTTAGCTTCTAGGTCGATCTTAAATTCATAGTCCATTAATGGGAGAAAATTTTCCAAGGGCTTGGACTTCCGCTATAAATGAGGTCCGTCATTGGAAATAGAGATAAGAAGCAAAGTGGAGGAGCCGAAGTTGACTTCATCATCATATTATATAGCAGTGGTTTATATGGTTTACATGCACGAACCCATTTTCCTATGGGAACTCTGAGGAAGATGTGTTTAAAGCGAACGGCAAAGCAAATGTTCCAGTCGTATTGGAGGGTGATAGTTCATTCATATACGTGGTGCATATACGTATGCCAACCAGCAGTGGCCATGGCACCAGGCAAGGAGTATCATGACCGAGGTCCATCATTGCAAATAGAGATAAGGAGCAAAGTGGAGGAGCCGCAGTTGAATTCATCATCGTATTATATAGTAGGGGTATATATGGgtatatctacatatatatacatgcacgAACCCTTTTTCCTATGGGAACTCTGAGGAAGATGTGTTTGAAGCGAACGTCAAAGCAAATGTTCCAGTCGTATTGGAGGGTGATAGTTCATTCATATACGTGGTGCATATACGTATGCCAACCAGCAGTGGCCATGGCACCTGGCAAGGAGTATCATGACCGAGGTCCATCATTGCAAATAGAGATAAGGAGCAAAGTGGAGGAGCCGAAGTTGAATTCATCATCGTATTATATAGTAGGGGTATAAATGGGTATATCAACATATTTATACATGCACGAACCCTTTTTCCTATGGGAACTCTGAGGAAGATGTGTTTGAAGCGAACGGCAAAGCAAATGTTCCAGTCGTATTGGAGGGTGATAGTTCATTCATATACGTGGTTCATCATGACCGAGGTCCGATACAAATCTCCTATTAAGTAATTAATCGACACTTCGTATGCTGATGATCAAACTAACAATGAATATCagcaataatatttaatatcttCATATATATTGATCATGTATGGCTTACAGCAACTACAACTATGGCCCGGCAAGAAGAGCTATTGGTGACGATCTGGGGGCAATCGATAACTCTATGAAAATAGAGTTATTCTGCACTTTTAACGGGTATTATTGGAGCTAGTTTATTGAGATTAGGTTAGTTTGAGTAGgtttttagttaatttttcattcatttgcaTTATTAAAGGGAATAGGAGTTTCTATTAGTTTTTGGTTTGTTTTTAGGTAATTTTAGGAGTTAGTTCACTAATTGAGCTTTCGCAGTCTCAAAGTTTTCAGAGTTTTTGGCCAGGTTAAACTCGAAGTTTTGGTGCAAATTGCATATGGATGGACAGCTTATCGAGTTAGAAGTGCACAGTCAGAAAAAACTGATTCGGACGGCCCCAGCCGTGGAAATAAAGACTGCAGCCTTTCAAATCAGTTCAAATCTACCCAATTTCACTCTCTTCCTGAATTTTACATGGGTATTCAAGATCCAAAGTTGAGGAAACTTCTAAAGTGATTCTTGAGATTATTTTGTGGGCATTGAAAGATACATTTTAAATCTTTGGAGATTAGCAATTGAATGTCTGATTAGGAAATTACATGTAAGAGAGATTTTTGGTGTTTTGAAATGGTTGCTTATAAATGTGAAGAGAAGAGACTGTAGAAAGAGTGGATTACGGAGGAGAGGAAGAAATTACTCATATCGCCCGGAGTCACGCAAAACACCAGAATGAGGCTGAGCTCGAGCTTTTCCATGCTTTTGTTCGGGAAACAAGGAATTACCTCAAATACGTGATGCGCTGGCACCTAACGAGCTCATAGGTCGTCTGATTTGTCATAATAAGGTAGCTGCAATGAAGATGTGAAGAGATCAGAAAAGTTAAAAACACTTGGATGTGAGAGTACATGGTTAACTGTCGGTGTCCGATATTTCGAGCCCCCTCTGTTGCAACTTGCAATCCTATAGTGCACGATATAAGGAAGGATGCCTCTCTTGGTTACAATGAAACAACTAATATTGAGTTTTCTTTGGCTATACTAGGACTTTTCTGTGCCACTTTAGTTACTTTTCTCTATACCTATTACGTTTATGGACCAGCTGTGATCTATCTTAAAACCGAAAAAAGAGTGTATTCAGATAAATTTGAAAGACCGTCAAGGGATGAAATTGGATAAGGATGTCTTAAGTCCAACTTGTTGATTCTATATATCTGCAAATGAAATCTTCCATTTGTGCATTGTTCATCCTACAATTATGGCAATGATGGTGGACGGAGCCCCAATTCCATAACAATTTAGTATTTAGAACAATTAATATAAGATGGTTCGAAATCCTAAAATaccttttcaaaaaaatttaccctGATCCTAAGAGGAATGAGAATTTCATCCTAGCTAGATATATGGATGTTTTATCTTATGTGTGAACCCACCGATACATCGATCCTACTTtacaaaaaatattcaaattaatatgaATATGACGTGATAATGTTCTAACTTATACTGAATTATATGTTATTGTATGCATCGGCAACAATCTTCACTTATCTGGATCAATTCCTCAAGAACGTAGAGCAAATGAATTCAAAGTATGGAGCAAGCAAAGCCGACACGAGCGGCCAAACGTCAAAAATGCTATTATTAGCTAGTCACTCAAAAACATCATATGCTTCGTTTCTTAGTACGTATAATATGAGAAATGCCCCCCCGTGCAACCGTTGCTCTCCTTGACACTGCTATACATATCAGGATATGGGCTTAAAAGCAGAATCCCACCgacaataaaataataaatgaataattaaaaaagaatatagtTTGACCAATCCAACAAAATGTTGTTGGTCGaactttaaataattaatggtCGAACTTTcttcaaagaaaaaagaaagtaaaagaaaaatatctcTTTCTCCTTATTTATTGGTAATTCTATAAATATCATACCAGCTAATGAACTTGCCATAAACATCCCTCTATTGAATCACTgagaagggaaaaggaaagatGCTGAAACTATGTTGTCTAATACTTCTCCCTCTGGTCTCACTCTCTGTCTCCGCATCCCGTGGGAGGGTGCAGCCCGAGGACATAAGCGAGATCATCAGCCGGGATTTGTTCAATGAGATGCTGAAGCACAGGAACGATGCTGCATGTCCTGCGAAGGGCTTCTACACATACGATGCTTTCATTGCCGCAACCAAGTCATTCTGCAGCTTTGGGACTACCGGTGACATCGAAACCCGGAAGAGGGAGATTGCTGCCTTCCTAGGACAGACTTCTCACGAGACCACAGGTTTCTTAATATGCTATAGTTTCTGCTAAGCTTTGCAGCAGTTTGGCATGCTACTTCCCGCCCCGCCCTTCGATTAAATACattatgattatatatttctaatttGATCAAATCGAGTTAACTTAGGCCATTTAAATATATGTGTGAAGGCGGGAGGGAAAGAGCACGAGACGGTCCGTACACATGGGGATACTGCTTCAGCCAAGACAAAGGCCACTCTAAAGACTATTGCGTAGCCAACCAGCAGTGGCCCTGCTCTCCCGGCAAGAAGTATTATGGCCGTGGTCCAATACAAATCACCTAGTAAGTAATAAACCGACACTTGATATGCTGATGATCAAACTAAAAATCAGTAATAGTATTTAATATCTTCATATATATTGATCATATATTGGCTGCAGCAACTACAACTATGGCCCGGCAGGAAGAGCTATTGGTTACAACCTGCTTCAAAACCCGGACGCGGTGGCAACCGATCCGGTCATCTCATTCAAGACGGCTCTTTGGTTTTGGATGACCCCGCAGTCCCCGAAGCCCTCCTGCCACAGCGTCATCACGGAGCAGTGGACTCCTTCCAACGCAGACTCCGATGCGGGACGGGAACTGGGCTACGGTGTCATCACCAACATAATCAACGGGGGGATCGAGTGCGGGAAGCCAACTCCGAGCCAGGTGCAGGACCGGATCGGGTTCTACAAGAGATACTGCGACCTGCTACAAGTGGAATATGGGAATAGTCTTGACTGTTCTAACCAACTTCCATTTGCTTAGTTAGGCAAACAATCCCACGGCCCTACCCTTTAGATAGTGTTTGAATAAAGCAAACTCCCGCGCCGTAAGTGTATGTGCGAAAGTTTGCCTTGTAAATCTTTCGGATAGCCGACAGCATCCCATATGCAAGGTCgatcaataaaaattatcaGATTAATAATCCGGGCCACGATTCATCGGTTTCAATTGAAGTTAATGTTACCTCattcaaatataattaattactaaCTAATAACGGATAGACTGAAAGTAATCTTGGTTATTGAATCAATTAACCATGTAAATTATCGGTGCCACCGATACTATTAGAAGTTCAACCAGCTAAAATCAAACACGAAACATATTAGTTCTAGACAAAGGCGTATGTTGGCTTAATAAAACCACCATTTCAAGTTGGAAAGAGTAGTAGGGGTGGCGATAGTGTTGTTAGTAGAGCATGGGCTGATAGAATAAGCAAGTCGAAAAGGACATAGAATTAGGGGAGTTGTGGACTTCGTACGGCAACATGGTCAAGTCAAGCTGCTGGGTAAGCTTTTATGGATATGGCTACGGTGGGAGTCGCATAAATAACATAAAGTCAAACGATAATTGTGATTGATCATATCTTTACCGACGCGAGTTCGTTCAAGTAGTTTGacacttatttttcttaatgaaaatttcggtTTCGACTATTATAAATGTAGACAATTCATACTGTTAGAATTTACCTGAAATACTATTTGCAAGCCAGACTCGATAGGGTCAGAAGAAAGCATTTGCCAGGACTATGCTACATAATATACAGATAACACCTGGACTAGGGAGATAATCTCGATGGCCCCAGGCGTGTCAAGATTAGGCCCTAAGCAGAACCGCGATTAGAGAATATGTAaaatttgtgaattttttgACATTTACCAAAAATATTTACTTTGACCCTGAGGGGAATGAGAATTTCATCCTAGCTAGACGGATGTTTTATCTTTTGTGTGAACACACCGTTAACATCTATCTACTTTACaagaaatattcaaattaatatgaATGTGACGTGATAATGTACTAACTTGTACTGAACTATATGTTACTATATGCATCGGCAACAATCTTCACTTATCCGGATCAATTCCTCAAGTACGTAGAGCAAAAAACTTCAAAGTATGGAGCAAGCAAAGCCGATACGAGCGGCCTAATGTAAAAAACAAATGCTATTATTATCTAGACATCGACTCAAACTTCATATGCTTCGTTTCTTAGTACGTAAAATATGAGAAATGACACCCGTGAAACCGCTGCTCTCCTTTAAATGTGCTATATATTAGGTTACGGGCATAAAAGCAGAATCCAAGAAGGTCTGACCGATCCAACAGAATGTTGGATTGACAGCGGCTCCCATTATCGTATATAAAATTTCGTAgtctatttttttttgatggaTAGAAAATGAGGTCTAAAtccaaaacaaataaaaattaagaacaACTAAGAAAGGTATGGAAATCCAATGATTTAGCTTCTAGGTCGATCTTAAATTCATAGTCCATTAATGGGAGAAAATTTTCCATGGGCTTCCAAGATAAATGAGGTCCGTCATTGCAAATAGAGATAAGACGCAAAGTGGAGGAGCCGAAGTTGAATTCATCATCATATTATATAGTAGTGGTATATATGGgtatatctacatatatatacatgcacgAACCCTTTTTCCTATTGGAACTCTGAGGAAGATGGGTTTGAAGCGAACGGCAAAGCCAATGTTCCAGTCGTATTGGAGGGTGATAGTTCATTCATATACGTGGTGCATATACGTATGCCAACCAGCAGTGGCCATGGCACCTGGCAAGGAGTATCATGACCGAGGTCCATCATTGCAAATAGAGATAAGGTGCAAAGTGGAGGAGCCGAAGTTGAATTCATCATCGTATTATATAGTTGGGGTATATGTGGgtatatctacatatatatacatgcacgAACCCTTTTTCCTATGGGAACTCTGAGGAAGATGTGTTTGAAGCGAACGGCAAAGCAAATGTTCCAGTCGTATTGGAGGGTGATAGTTCATTCATATACGTGGTGCATATACGTATGCCAACCAGCAGTGGCCATGGCACCTGGCAAGGAGTATCATGACAGAGGTCCATCATTGCAAATAGAGATAAGGAGCAAAGTGGAGGAGCCGAAGTTGAATTCATCATCGTATTATATAGTAGGGGTATATATGGgtatatctacatatatatacatgcacgAACCCTTTTTCCTATGGGAACTCCGAGGAGGGTGTGTTTGAAGCGAACGGCAAAGCAAATGTTCCAGTCGTATTGGAGGGTGATAGTTCATTCATATACGTGGTGCTGATGATCAAACTAACAATCAATATCAgctataatatttaatatcttCTTATATATTGATGATGTATGGCTTGCAGCAACTACAACTATCGCCCGGCAAGAAGAGCTATTGGTTACGATCTGGGGGCAATTGATAACTCTATGAAAATAGTGTGATTCTGCACTTTTACTGGGTATTATTGGAGCAAGTTTATTGAGATTAGGTTAGTTTGAGTAGgtttttagttaatttttcattcatttgcaTTATTTAAGGGCATAGGAGTTTCTATTAGTTTTTGGTTTGTTTTTAGGTAATTTTAGGAGTTAGTTCACTAATTGAGCTTTCGCAGTCTCAAAGTTTTCGAAGTTTTTGGCCAGGTTAAACTCGAATTTATGGTGCAAATCACATATGGATGGACAGCTTGTCGAGTTAGAAGGGCACAGTCAGAAAAAACTGATTCGGACGGCCCCAGCCGTGGAAATAAAGACTGCAGCCTTTCAAATCAGTTCAAATCTACCCAATTTCACTCTCTTCCTGAATTTTACATGGGTATTCAAGATCCAAAGTTGAGGAAACTTCTATAGTGATTCTTGAGATTATTTTGTGGGCATTGAAAGATACATTTTAAATCTTTGGAGATTAGCAATTGAATGTCTAATTAGGAAATTACATGTAAGAGAGATTTTTGGAGTTTTGAAAGGGTTGCTTATAAATGTGAAGAGAAGAGACTGTAGAAAGTGTGGATTACGGAGGAGAGGAAGAAACCATAGATAAGAAATCGATTTAGATTTTAAGGGTTTTTCTTAATACTTTTGTTGATCTCTTTGGAATGTAATGACTATTGAATTCGTCTATGTGTTTTCTAATTCATATAAGCTAATTTCATATGCTAGGACTATGATTGAACCTACGCGTAATtagtttgtttattttctattaatcTAATTAGTTTTCGATCTTGATCTATTTATTCTATTTTGTACCTAATGCTTATAATTGTCTAATTAACAGTTGTTATGATCTGTTAATCTGAATGAACTTAGAAAATGGATTTCGGGTTTAGATTAGGGATAGAGTAGCCTCAGCTCAATCTCGAGGAATCAAGGTAAGGTAGTAATATACTTACTTACCTTAGGTAGCCAATTCAATTAGAACTTAAAGAGTTTATCTTAATTGCAATTCTCGTAGGAATATAGGGGATTGGAAAGAGTAGTAGTGTTGGCGATAGGCGTTGCTAGCAGATCGTGTTTTTGTTAGAATAAGCAAGTCGAAAGGGACATAGAATTAGGGGAGTTTGGACGTCGTACCCCAACAAAGTCAAGTCAAGCCACTGGGCAAATCTTTATGGATATGGTTCCGGTGGGAGTCGTATAAATAACGGAAAGACAAACAGTAATTATGATTGATCGTATCTTTACAGGCGTGAGTCAGTTCAAGTCGTTTCACacttattttccttaattaaagTTTCGggttcgagtattgtgaatgtaaaaaaatcaatgctAGGAGAATTTGCGTGGAATACTATTTGCAAGCCGGACTCAATAGGGTTGGAAGAAAGAATTTGCCTGGACTATGCTAAATGATATATAGATAACACCTCGAATAGTAAGATAATGTCGATGGCGCAGGGCATGTCGAGATTAGACCCCAAGCAGAGCCGTGATGAGAGAGGAGTGATTTCCGATAACTTATACTCACTCCTAATCTTTCTAAAGCACCTTCATACATTtactttcataaaaaaataaaaataaataaaaagcacGAACTGCCTTCCAAACCACAAAGGCAGTCCCTGTTGGCTTGGTCATGTCTCACATCTAAACACGGTAAAAATAACGAGTAGACCTGAGGTTCAATTCATTCACTACATTGTGCActaggaagaagaaagggTTGTATTGCTAAAAGAGTACTTGATAAGTATGATCGTAGAACCAACGGGTATTACTCTTCGATCTTCTCACCTGCCGAAAATGAGACCATACAAAATCTCCGCAAGGCGCCCAAAATTCCATTGCGATGAAGAATTAAAGCACAGGAACATATAATCGGTGCAGCTATTTCTCAATATAATAAAAGTACATTTTTTGGAGAATGATGGGCCACATCTATTCTTAGAAGCAGCACTGGCAATACAACAGATATAGTACAAGTTTCTGCACATACCTCTACTGAAAGCACAGGCTCTTCGGGGGACATGGCTGTAAAATAAACATTTATAGAGTTGTCAATACAACGACCTCCTATGGGTATGCTAAACCAGTGGAACGAGGATCCTGGTTGTGAATCAGTCCTGGACGGGATCGCTCTTCTGAACTGAGCTTTGGtatgaaaatttgatttggaATGCGAGTTCTAAATTCAGAGTAGCCTTTCCCCAAATCATGTAAACAAATTCCTGAAGGATCCAAAAAATCAGAAGTGCAGAGCCTTTTCTCTACCCAGAATCCTCCTATATTTGCAAAAATTCCGAGAGAGTCGACCGAAGTCACGCAAAACACCAGAGTGAGGCTGAGCTCGAGCTTTTCCATGCTTTTGTTGGGGAAACAAGGAATTACCTCAAACACGTGATGCGATGGCGCTTTACGAGCTCATAGGTCGTCTGATTTGTCATAATAAGGTAGCTGCAATGAAGATGTGAAGATATCAGAAAAGTTAAAAACACTTGGATGTGAGAGTACATGGTTAACTGTCGGTGTCCGATATTTCGTGCCCCTTCTAATGCAACTTGCAATCCTATGGTGCACGATATAAGGAAGGATACCTCTTGGTTACAACGAAACAACTGATATTGAGTTTTCTTTGGCTATACTAGGACTTTTCTGTGCCGCTTTAGTTACTTTTCTCTATACCTATTACGTTTATGGGCCAGCTGTGATCTATCTTAAAAGCGAAAAAAGAGTTTATTCAGATAAATTTGAAAGACTGTCAAAGGATGAAATTGGATAAGTATGTCTTAAGTCCAACTCGTTGATTCTATATATCTACAAATGAAATCTTCCATTTGTGCATTGTTCATCCTTCAATTATGGCACTGATG from Punica granatum isolate Tunisia-2019 chromosome 3, ASM765513v2, whole genome shotgun sequence includes:
- the LOC116201552 gene encoding basic endochitinase-like, which translates into the protein MLKLCCLILLPLVSLSVSASRGRVQPEDISEIISRDLFNEMLKHRNDAACPAKGFYTYDAFIAATKSFCSFGTTGDIETRKREIAAFLGQTSHETTGGRERARDGPYTWGYCFSQDKGHSKDYCVANQQWPCSPGKKYYGRGPIQITYNYNYGPAGRAIGYNLLQNPDAVATDPVISFKTALWFWMTPQSPKPSCHSVITEQWTPSNADSDAGRELGYGVITNIINGGIECGKPTPSQVQDRIGFYKRYCDLLQVEYGNSLDCSNQLPFA